NNNNNNNNNNNNNNNNNNNNNNNNNNNNNNNNNNNNNNNNNNNNNNNNNNNNNNNNNNNNNNNNNNNNNNNNNNNNNNNNNNNNNNNNNNNNNNNNNNNNNNNNNNNNNNNNNNNNNNNNNNNNNNNNNNNNNNNNNNNNNNNNNNNNNNNNNNNNNNNNNNNNNNNNNNNNNNNNNNNNNNNNNNNNNNNNNNNNNNNNNNNNNNNNNNNNNNNNNNNNNNNNNNNNNNNNNNNNNNNNNNNNNNNNNNNNNNNNNNNNNNNNNNNNNNNNNNNNNNNNNNNNNNNNNNNNNNNNNNNNNNNNNNNNNNNNNNNNNNNNNNNNNNNNNNNNNNNNNNNNNNNNNNNNNNNNNNNNNNNNNNNNNNNNNNNNNNNNNNNNNNNNNNNNNNNNNNNNNNNNNNNNNNNNNNNNNNNNNNNNNNNNNNNNNNNNNNNNNNNNNNNNNNNNNNNNNNNNNNNNNNNNNNNNNNNNNNNNNNNNNNNNNNNNNNNNNNNNNNNNNNNNNNNNNNNNNNNNNNNNNNNNNNNNNNNNNNNNNNNNNNNNNNNNNNNNNNNNNNNNNNNNNNNNNNNNNNNNNNNNNNNNNNNNNNNNNNNNNNNNNNNNNNNNNNNNNNNNNNNNNNNNNNNNNNNNNNNNNNNNNNNNNNNNNNNNNNNNNNNNNNNNNNNNNNNNNNNNNNNNNNNNNNNNNNNNNNNNNNNNNNNNNNNNNNNNNNNNNNNNNNNNNNNNNNNNNNNNNNNNNNNNNNNNNNNNNNNNNNNNNNNNNNNNNNNNNNNNNNNNNNNNNNNNNNNNNNNNNNNNNNNNNNNNNNNNNNNNNNNNNNNNNNNNNNNNNNNNNNNNNNNNNNNNNNNNNNNNNNNNNNNNNNNNNNNNNNNNNNNNNNNNNNNNNNNNNNNNNNNNNNNNNNNNNNNNNNNNNNNNNNNNNNNNNNNNNNNNNNNNNNNNNNNNNNNNNNNNNNNNNNNNNNNNNNNNNNNNNNNNNNNNNNNNNNNNNNNNNNNNNNNNNNNNNNNNNNNNNNNNNNNNNNNNNNNNNNNNNNNNNNNNNNNNNNNNNNNNNNNNNNNNNNNNNNNNNNNNNNNNNNNNNNNNNNNNNNNNNNNNNNNNNNNNNNNNNNNNNNNNNNNNNNNNNNNNNNNNNNNNNNNNNNNNNNNNNNNNNNNNNNNNNNNNNNNNNNNNNNNNNNNNNNNNNNNNNNNNNNNNNNNNNNNNNNNNNNNNNNNNNNNNNNNNNNNNNNNNNNNNNNNNNNNNNNNNNNNNNNNNNNNNNNNNNNNNNNNNNNNNNNNNNNNNNNNNNNNNNNNNNNNNNNNNNNNNNNNNNNNNNNNNNNNNNNNNNNNNNNNNNNNNNNNNNNNNNNNNNNNNNNNNNNNNNNNNNNNNNNNNNNNNNNNNNNNNNNNNNNNNNNNNNNNNNNNNNNNNNNNNNNNNNNNNNNNNNNNNNNNNNNNNNNNNNNNNNNNNNNNNNNNNNNNNNNNNNNNNNNNNNNNNNNNNNNNNNNNNNNNNNNNNNNNNNNNNNNNNNNNNNNNNNNNNNNNNNNNNNNNNNNNNNNNNNNNNNNNNNNNNNNNNNNNNNNNNNNNNNNNNNNNNNNNNNNNNNNNNNNNNNNNNNNNNNNNNNNNNNNNNNNNNNNNNNNNNNNNNNNNNNNNNNNNNNNNNNNNNNNNNNNNNNNNNNNNNNNNNNNNNNNNNNNNNNNNNNNNNNNNNNNNNNNNNNNNNNNNNNNNNNNNNNNNNNNNNNNNNNNNNNNNNNNNNNNNNNNNNNNNNNNNNNNNNNNNNNNNNNNNNNNNNNNNNNNNNNNNNNNNNNNNNNNNNNNNNNNNNNNNNNNNNNNNNNNNNNNNNNNNNNNNNNNNNNNNNNNNNNNNNNNNNNNNNNNNNNNNNNNNNNNNNNNNNNNNNNNNNNNNNNNNNNNNNNNNNNNNNNNNNNNNNNNNNNNNNNNNNNNNNNNNNNNNNNNNNNNNNNNNNNNNNNNNNNNNNNNNNNNNNNNNNNNNNNNNNNNNNNNNNNNNNNNNNNNNNNNNNNNNNNNNNNNNNNNNNNNNNNNNNNNNNNNNNNNNNNNNNNNNNNNNNNNNNNNNNNNNNNNNNNNNNNNNNNNNNNNNNNNNNNNNNNNNNNNNNNNNNNNNNNNNNNNNNNNNNNNNNNNNNNNNNNNNNNNNNNNNNNNNNNNNNNNNNNNNNNNNNNNNNNNNNNNNNNNNNNNNNNNNNNNNNNNNNNNNNNNNNNNNNNNNNNNNNNNNNNNNNNNNNNNNNNNNNNNNNNNNNNNNNNNNNNNNNNNNNNNNNNNNNNNNNNNNNNNNNNNNNNNNNNNNNNNNNNNNNNNNNNNNNNNNNNNNNNNNNNNNNNNNNNNNNNNNNNNNNNNNNNNNNNNNNNNNNNNNNNNNNNNNNNNNNNNNNNNNNNNNNNNNNNNNNNNNNNNNNNNNNNNNNNNNNNNNNNNNNNNNNNNNNNNNNNNNNNNNNNNNNNNNNNNNNNNNNNNNNNNNNNNNNNNNNNNNNNNNNNNNNNNNNNNNNNNNNNNNNNNNNNNNNNNNNNNNNNNNNNNNNNNNNNNNNNNNNNNNNNNNNNNNNNNNNNNNNNNNNNNNNNNNNNNNNNNNNNNNNNNNNNNNNNNNNNNNNNNNNNNNNNNNNNNNNNNNNNNNNNNNNNNNNNNNNNNNNNNNNNNNNNNNNNNNNNNNNNNNNNNNNNNNNNNNNNNNNNNNNNNNNNNNNNNNNNNNNNNNNNNNNNNNNNNNNNNNNNNNNNNNNNNNNNNNNNNNNNNNNNNNNNNNNNNNNNNNNNNNNNNNNNNNNNNNNNNNNNNNNNNNNNNNNNNNNNNNNNNNNNNNNNNNNNNNNNNNNNNNNNNNNNNNNNNNNNNNNNNNNNNNNNNNNNNNNNNNNNNNNNNNNNNNNNNNNNNNNNNNNNNNNNNNNNNNNNNNNNNNNNNNNNNNNNNNNNNNNNNNNNNNNNNNNNNNNNNNNNNNNNNNNNNNNNNNNNNNNNNNNNNNNNNNNNNNNNNNNNNNNNNNNNNNNNNNNNNNNNNNNNNNNNNNNNNNNNNNNNNNNNNNNNNNNNNNNNNNNNNNNNNNNNNNNNNNNNNNNNNNNNNNNNNNNNNNNNNNNNNNNNNNNNNNNNNNNNNNNNNNNNNNNNNNNNNNNNNNNNNNNNNNNNNNNNNNNNNNNNNNNNNNNNNNNNNNNNNNNNNNNNNNNNNNNNNNNNNNNNNNNNNNNNNNNNNNNNNNNNNNNNNNNNNNNNNNNNNNNNNNNNNNNNNNNNNNNNNNNNNNNNNNNNNNNNNNNNNNNNNNNNNNNNNNNNNNNNNNNNNNNNNNNNNNNNNNNNNNNNNNNNNNNNNNNNNNNNNNNNNNNNNNNNNNNNNNNNNNNNNNNNNNNNNNNNNNNNNNNNNNNNNNNNNNNNNNNNNNNNNNNNNNNNNNNNNNNNNNNNNNNNNNNNNNNNNNNNNNNNNNNNNNNNNNNNNNNNNNNNNNNNNNNNNNNNNNNNNNNNNNNNNNNNNNNNNNNNNNNNNNNNNNNNNNNNNNNNNNNNNNNNNNNNNNNNNNNNNNNNNNNNNNNNNNNNNNNNNNNNNNNNNNNNNNNNNNNNNNNNNNNNNNNNNNNNNNNNNNNNNNNNNNNNNNNNNNNNNNNNNNNNNNNNNNNNNNNNNNNNNNNNNNNNNNNNNNNNNNNNNNNNNNNNNNNNNNNNNNNNNNNNNNNNNNNNNNNNNNNNNNNNNNNNNNNNNNNNNNNNNNNNNNNNNNNNNNNNNNNNNNNNNNNNNNNNNNNNNNNNNNNNNNNNNNNNNNNNNNNNNNNNNNNNNNNNNNNNNNNNNNNNNNNNNNNNNNNNNNNNNNNNNNNNNNtctctctctctctctctctctctctctctgtatttgGTGCAGACAAAATATCATCATGCATGATCATCTTCTAGTATTAGTTTGGATTAGTGACATTATTGTTCTTAATGGAGAAATTATATGGTACACATGGCAGATTTTCGCTCTAAGCTGGAGATCCTAATGGGGTACCACACACATATGTGGATGCTTGTGCCGTTGCAGGCTTGCAGCTCAATAGAGGAGGGTCATGGAGCGTGTATACATGTTGAAGCTAATTTGGTGCAGTCAAATAAAACGGCTAAAAATTTACATACCGTGCCTGTAGTAGTTCTGTAACAAGTTGCAGGGCACAGATCTCCAAACATCAAGGGGTTCATTTgtcccacatgcatgcatgcatagccaTGAGGTAGAATGTCTGTGTCCGAAAAAGGTGAAAAGTAGTATGAGAATACCTCACAAAAAGTAGATATAACTATACACAATTAGCTCGCATATGTTATAATATACTCCAGTCAATATGGTGCGCAGTAGTTTTTCTCCCTCATCGATCGATGGGTGCATAGCCATAACGATCGATGAGGGAGTAGTAACAATACACAATTAGGAAGATCGACATTTTTTGACACTGTGACAGCCAATATGATGCATATGAGGGAGTACTAACGATATGTCACATATATGAACCACATCCAATATGATGCACCGGAGTTTCTTCTCCTGTCATCGATCCTGCTTTCTGCATTATCAGCTCCAAAGGAAAAACGAACATCTTACGGAAATATGTTTTATTACATTTTGTACTACAGAGGATGAACACAAATTATACTGGTTTAAATAACCGCAGCaaagcaaagaaaagaaagaaaactgTAAAAGAAAAACTCACCGTCATAGCAAATCTGGGTTACTGCATATACTAACTACTATCGAGCTTCGCTTATTACCCTAGACATGTGatcaccctcctctctctctctctctctctctctctctctatatatatatatatatatatatatatatatatatatatatatatatatatccgtacGCCCCGATCGACCGAACTCCTCAACACAAAACAACAAGATCGCAAGATACAGAAAATATAACAAGACTAATAACTCATGATATGCAAATCAAGTTGCATTCATCAGTGTCTAGTgtctactagctagctagctagctagtactagctgCGAACAAGACCGCACGATAGGGTCATGAGCAGCATGGCGGCATCGGTGATCTCGTCGCGCATGAAGGCGTGAGTGAATGCTGCTGGCGGATCGGCTTTGCTCAGTCTCTCCACCATGGCGCCGTTCTCGGCGACAACGTGATCTTGATCCTTCAAAGTGGCATCGACAGCCACGGCCTTGGTGGTGGTAACGGTAGGATGATCAACCATCTTGCACCTCTTCTTGAACGGCAGCGACCGGTCAAGTTCCGCAGCCCTCTTCTCCTTCTTTGTTGCCTTCACCGCTTGTGATGCGTCGCTTGCCTGCACGGCCCCCACCGCCACACCGCCACTGGAAGCAGAcgccaccccatcgttggtggcggCAGTGGCCGCCGCTGCAGCCATGGCGCGGCGAGCCTTCCTTTGGCGTATGCCGCATGCGTTGCAAAGAGACTGCATGAACCATAGACGCATGAAAAGTTACAGTTAAATAAATAAGTGTGTAGCAATCTGTACTACTGTGTGTTATATGTACATGTTGATATGAAGCAAGTACATAGATTGTGCAGTGCAGGTATAGATCATGAAGTTTGCCTAGTTAGCAATATATTTCACCTTGGGGCCACAAGGACCACTCCTCCACAAGGGGGTATTGGAGGTGTTGCAGTCTGAGCACACTCTGATAACACCCATGGGATGCTGCAGCTGCTGGCTCTCATCACCTTGGTGTGCTTGTGCCCTTCTCCTTGGCTTTCTCGCTGTCCCTCCTTGGTGATCATTCGTTGGCGCCTTTNNNNNNNNNNNNNNNNNNNNNNNNNNNNNNNNNNNNNNNNNNNNNNNNNNNNNNNNNNNNNNNNNNNNNNNNNNNNNNNNNNNNNNNNNNNNNNNNNNNNNNNNNNNNNNNNNNNNNNNNNNNNNNNNNNNNNNNNNNNNNNNNNNNNNNNNNNNNNNNNNNNNNNNNNNNNNNNNNNNNNNNNNNNNNNNNNNNNNNNNNNNNNNNNNNNNNNNNNNNNNNNNNNNNNNNNNNNNNNNNNNNNNNNNNNNNNNNNNNNNNNNNNNNNNNNNNNNNNNNNNNNNNNNNNNNNNNNNNNNNNNNNNNNNNNNNNNNNNNNNNNNNNNNNNNNNNNNNNNNNNNNNNNNNNNNNNNNNNNNNNNNNNNNNNNNNNNNNNNNNNNNNNNNNNNNNNNNNNNNNNNNNNNNNNNNNNNNNNNNNNNNNNNNNNNNNNNNNNNNNNNNNNNNNNNNNNNNNNNNNNNNNNNNNNNNNNNNNNNNNNNNNNNNNNNNNNNNNNNNNNNNNNNNNNNNNNNNNNNNNNNNNNNNNNNNNNNNNNNNNNNNNNNNNNNNNNNNNNNNNNNNNNNNNNNNNNNNNNNNNNNNNNNNNNNNNNNNNNNNNNNNNNNNNNNNNNNNNNNNNNNNNNNNNNNNNNNNNNNNNNNNNNNNNNNNNNNNNNNNNNNNNNNNNNNNNNNNNNNNNNNNNNNNNNNNNNNNNNNNNNNNNNNNNNNNNNNNNNNNNNNNNNNNNNNNNNNNNNNNNNNNNNNNNNNNNNNNNNNNNNNNNNNNNNNNNNNNNNNNNNNNNNNNNNNNNNNNNNNNNNNNNNNNNNNNNNNNNNNNNNNNNNNNNNNNNNNNNNNNNNNNNNNNNNNNNNNNNNNNNNNNNNNNNNNNNNNNNNNNNNNNNNNNNNNNNNNNNNNNNNNNNNNNNNNNNNNNNNNNNNNNNNNNNNNNNNNNNNNNNNNNNNNNNNNNNNNNNNNNNNNNNNNNNNNNNNNNNNNNNNNNNNNNNNNNNNNNNNNNNNNNNNNNNNNNNNNNNNNNNNNNNNNNNNNNNNNNNNNNNNNNNNNNNNNNNNNNNNNNNNNNNNNNNNNNNNNNNNNNNNNNNNNNNNNNNNNNNNNNNNNNNNNNNNNNNNNNNNNNNNNNNNNNNNNNNNNNNNNNNNNNNNNNNNNNNNNNNNNNNNNNNNNNNNNNNNNNNNNNNNNNNNNNNNNNNNNNNNNNNNNNNNNNNNNNNNNNNNNNNNNNNNNNNNNNNNNNNNNTGCAGTTGGAGGGGCAATTTACGGGGGCCCAGAGTGATCATGGATAGTGGAGAGTGACACGTCCTTTTTTTGTAAAGGGGAGCAATAGGAGCCAAGAGCTACTATCAAgctaacacctctctctctctctctagcttgCACATAGAGAGACTTAGAAGGATGTCTACGATCCCTTTCCTAGAGTGAGAAAGAAAATGAGCACAGGGACATAGCACAGGAAATTAAAGAGATGAGGAAGCAAAAGTCGAACAAACACATTATTGGACACTGTGCATGCAAACATTCGTTCCCAAGCCCAACCCAAGATCCCATGTAACTGCAGCATGTGCCCCCAGCGCCCCACTCCCCAACTACTGCAATATTTAGTCTTTTTATTTAAAATGTGTTGTGAGAAGTCCCAAGAAAAACGTACTGTGAGTAGGATTTCAATAGAATTGACAACGTTGTTGAACTGCAAAGGTAAAGCGGACGGCTATTGGCTAGATAAGGGTTCAAGGACAACTTCCCAATTGATCAAAACCATGATATATACCTGTCTAGCATATATGTCGGGTTAATGTGTTGTACTACCCTATACTAAAAGTGCTTCTCATTTGAAAGCAAACATACTGAGTGTAAACTCTACTAAAAGTGATTCTCATCTTAGGCGCATTGGAAGCCTGGGGATTTGAAATTTTGGGTTGGTCTGATGGCGGGAAAGAAGCACATTTTCTGCTTTTGATCTTTCACGACAAATGGCGGCTCTGAGATACGTTTCTGGATGGATAAGTGGTTAGGAAACGCCACTCTCTgagaacaatatccagccttgTACCATTTTATACGCGATAAGAATGGTATTCTTGCACATGCGCTCAGCTCCTGCTTGGCAGATATATCATTTAGGGAGGATATGATTGGCCCTTGTCTAGTGTCATGGCAACATCTACTATCCCGCGATTAGCCTGGCACAAGGACGAGATATGTTCCGCTCAAATCTAACTACAAATGTGTCATTTACAGATGACTCTATGTACCGTGCACTCTCGTGGTCAGAGATTCCAGAAAACCCCTTCCATACTTTatgctctctccctccctccctacatctctctctcctcctcctctccttttttGTGAGTAAATATCATCAAAGAGATCGATAGAGGTTCTTGAGTCACTTATTTGTAGTTCTTTGGCAAAGGGTTCATTCCaaatgacttgttactcttggagggtTAACTCCTTCTAGATTTGAGCGGAACACACCTCGTCCATGTGTCATGTTAATCGCAGGATCAAAGATGTTGTCATGACAGTAGACAAGGGCCAATCAAATCCCGCTTAAATTATATATCCCTCGGGGAGGATCTGAACACAAAGTAAGGAAGGGGTTCTCTCTTAGCAAGGTACCTCAAAACATCACCCCACCCCACCCCTCCCACCCCCAATGGGGTTCTCTCTTAGGAAGAGGTTCTGAATATTGGATGACAAAACAATGTCCTCGAAAGTTCCAGACAATGGGGCCAAGTTCCAGATGCGTTCAAAATTTGAAAGGCCAATTGAGAAAGTAGCATTCCTGGAAGTTAGGCGGCAATATGAGGTGATAAGTTGTCCAAAAACTCCCTCATGAATCAAGGTAACTCAAAAGTACCCGACGTGAGCAATCAGAAGTTATGTGTACATGAAATCGTGAACACAGCTAGAATGAATGTATTATATGTGTATATTTGTTATGTGAACGTGAAATTGTATTGGCGAACGACATTGTATGAGGTGTGCATGTCTATGTGTATGTGATGACATATTTAAAATGCAATGTTTATATGTGCTTATTTTGAATTGCATGTGTAATATTGGGTGCAACTAGGGTCGCACTGCTGGTAGTACTTGTGATACAGTAGTATGACAGACAGCTACCAGCTGGAACTTACCATAGTTTGTCGGTCTCTAGGCACTGCCCagtaagggccagttcttttggtggcttttTGGGGCTTCTAGAATAAGATGGcccctacccagcttattctagaTGCCCAACCAAAAACAAGTATAAGCCTACTAGACAAGTCTTAATTATTAGGCTTCTAAAAAGGTTAATTTGGTtaggcttctagaataagctgggtaaGGAGCGGCTTATTCCAACTTTTTTCTAGAAGCCAGCTGCCAAAGAACTAGCCCTACGTGATATCCCTCTGCTTTGTGTCCTATTGATAGTTATAACTGATAGGTCGGACGATCAAGTGTTATGCGTCACTGGGTGGCCAGGTGGCCCGTCCGTGATGATTAAATCATCACTAACCCTGAGGCACTGACTGGCCGCTAGTGCGTTAGTTATGATACCATTTGGTCAGTTGATGCTATTCGGATCTGTAGTAGTGAACTTGTCTTCTTTGGTAGTGTACTTTGCACTTCTTCCATTTGGAGTTGCATCAAGAAAACCCTCCTCTTCCATGTCAAGAAGTGGCTCATCTTCTGTTTCATATTCTTGGCAAGCAATTTCTTGAGACAAAATCTTGAGATGCAACACAATGTATTGCAAAAAACTATGATCATCCACACTATATACACCAAATTTGAAGAACCTACATGCACATGACATCACAACTGCATAAAAAATGTAATACCATTTAACGGAGGGAGTAAGTGTTACTGAAGTCTAGGGTGCCAACTGTAGCTATACATTaaatggtactccctccatcccataatgtaagacgttttttttaccaaaaaacgtagaacaatcgttctacaGTAAATATATTAAAATAAAATATTTACAAAGACGCTTTTTAACATGAGTGTAGTatcaaaaagcgtcttacattatgggatagagggagtaggtGTTAGCAGTTGATGCCAGGTGAATCTGCATATTCTAGCGTATAGATTTCACTAAAACTCATCTTTTAATCCATATCAAATATGTGTTTAACTTTGCCAGCAAAACCAGAACTTCATTGCAAGTTGGTCAAAAAACTGACTTCTGTATTTGATCTTCCACGCACAAAAATATGTACAGACACGTCTTAATAGTTAAAATTCAAATTTTGAGGTTCTACAGGCATAGAGATATGCTATGGAACGAGGGGTTCTGAAGTCGCTACAGAAGAAGTACATTACTCAGTACCCCCAAACTCTCCATGTACATATGTGCCCTGTGATTATTATAAAATGTTCTCTTGAATCGGCGCAGGATAGAAATGCATGGAAACCTAGAGATACCCAAGTACAGGAAACCTTCCAAGTTACCCGAATAAGGTTATAAATATGTTCTCCAAGCTTACGTTCCCTACCAAGATATTTCCTACCATTTCCTTTGCAACTAGAAGAGATACACATAGACGTATGCGGCATACCCGCATGCTGCGCTCTCTTAACACACACCCTAACAGTTGACGGAGACTACGCATTTTAATTCGTCAGATCTATCAATGTTTGTAGTAAGGGAGTGACTATAACTCATGTGGCTTAGAAATATTATTTTAATCATTTTTTACAGCCTTTGCATGAAATAATGTCGCTCAATCGAATGGTTGTTAGCGTCCACTTAGAAGTCGTCTAAGAAATAGCGAAACAGTTGTACTAGTGCACTCATGTGCATTTCTAACATGAACACCAAGGCCTCCTTGATTGACATGATTCTAAAAACGTGGAATAGTAACCACGTGAtgcatgtggtaagcaatccaagcTATTCAAAAAAAACGTGGAATAGGGAAAACATAGGATTAGAATGCCATGCTCATTCGAATACTACAATacttgttgtttgtcttgattgtgCAAAGGAATCCTTAGGAAAAAATCCTAGAGGATCCAGTCCTATGAATCAAACAATCTATATAGAAAAACTGAACCACAACTGCACAATACCTGCCAAAGAGATTGTTCTCTTTATCTGGCTTTTTCCCGTGCTGCTAAACATATTGCTACCCCCATTCCAGATGAATCTGGTTCCAGGTTTATGAACATATTTTGCTCCAGGTTCAGATATAGATGAGTATTACGTAGGTACAAGGCGCATGGTCACATCAAGGTAGGGTTAGTTAAAACTAACGATCACATGTCGACCCATGCATCTCCATTATTTCTCTTGCAGTCAATCGGGTACGTGCAGTACATACACGTTTCACAGCACTGTAGTGCATAAACGACAGATCGGTTGAACAAAAGCTGAGCCGATCAGAGGGAGGCCTGTGGATGATCTGGTGAGTGCAGCGGCTCTATTATGGATGGATAGGTTCGCATGGACGGGCATCTCTCAGAcagcgggagggagagagagagtgtgagaGTGGAGACAAAGAAGTATTAAAGACATGAGCAGGCAATGAGACACTTCCTGCGCCTTGGGGGGCCAGGAATGCATGGTCTTTGGATTTATTGGCACTGGCAGCAGATGGGATACTAGTTTGCCCTTAATCATAGCACTAGTAACATACTACCGGCTAAATTAAGACATGAACATTAATTATAGCACAGTAACTATTTTTGTAACAGGGtgctgctatatatatatatatatatatatatatatatatatatatatatatatatatatatggcagtGGGTTATAGCAGTACCTTGGCAGACTTGATGTGTTGTCAAATCCCAATAGCATTAGAAAGAAAAGGAATCCAGAAAGGAAGCATTTCCCTGCATCAAGTATATATCCATGACCTACAGGCTACGGCAACCAAGCGTTTAGTTTTCTGGCAATCAATTGACGGACTAGACCGAAGCAGTAAAACCTGACGTCGGATTTTTAACATTTCCATAGTATTTTGTAAGGAAAAGGAGACTTGACTAGGTCCACAGATATGGCAGATATTTTACATGATCCAGAAGAGGATAACAGATCTTCCCGGCCATTGATCCAGATCGCCCGGAGAGGGCATAGCTAGCTCCTAGCTATAAGCAAGCCCATAGTAACATGACACATGCATAGCTGATAGCCTAATACTAGGctctaacactaacactagctaagCTAGTTCCTCCTGTTAGCCCTCTCACACAGTCAGACACACGTACACGATCGATCAgccggcctctctctctcactgccATGAGTAAGAGAGAGAAGCAGAAGCAGCTTAAACCCGAAAGCGACCCCTCTTCCAACATGACAAGCCCACGCCCTTCCACGGGCGCGCGTCCAAAATCTGGGCAACTTGTTCCTCCCGTTGGGGACAAATCGCAGCGGGGAGCGCTCCCGGACAAGCGACTAATGGCGCAAACGAGGAGGGGGCAGCAGGACAGCCGCGCCCACTGcttgcttagggcatctccagccgttggccccccagaaAGGGCAAAAAAAACATCCCTGGGGCGCACCGtcgctaaaccgcgcactgggggcgtgatgccccctaGTCGCGGCACCGACGGTTAGTCAAAAAAGTCAAACACGGCGCAAAAAcgactcaaatttaacgcaaacattGGCTAGTTcattcaaacttaaacatattttacaaaaatgaaaaaaactaccgggggctacccccgccgtctccctcgccgcccgcccacgcggttctacatgccgagaagGCGGTAGAACtgcgtgtagtcaccgccgtcatcgtcatcatcgtcgtcgtcgtcgccgccatccctgctgcatccctcccctggttggcgcggcgggttggacggtccgggggcgtcgtcgtcgtcgtcgctgtcgaggaccacgagTTCAACTTGGTATAggcgccgtgctcgtcctcgcgcccacgcttgcgggcggcgatctcctccagggcccggcgctgccggaccatctcgtcgcggaggtagtcgtcccgcgcccactgcatggcgtcctcgtcggagaagccgcgccgggctatctcctcgtactccgcggggaggacgggctccggcttgggctcggcgaggacgaagcggccggttggtggagaggcgttggcgccgccggagctgcgggtgcgcgcgctgaccggcgtgtcctggggctccggcttgacaggGCGAAGGCAgggcgagccgccggacgaggaggaggaccccccggtctccatgcgcctcggggtccaggagcttccccggcggcgtgagaaggaagggggagcggggtactccaggcgcggcgtgttgccgccctcgatgtactcgaggatggcctccaacgtgcgcctgggcacgccccaccacagacgccggccggcggcgttgagcctgccggagggcacgacgccgttggtggtcTCGAGCTGCTCGGCCTGACGGCGGTGGAAGTACggttcccagagcgggctgtcgggggcgTACCGTGGCgcctccctcgccgcacgcggcaggttcgagcggatgcgtgcgatctccgcacgccgcgtcgCGCCGGTCggtaccgggggcaccggcacgccgcccgcgctgatcctccacgtcccgggcacccgcatgtccggcgggaccgggtactcggcctcgtaaaggaggcgagcctcgtcttcgtgaagatggcggcggccaaagccgttcgccgccgcgccgtcgcctgggaagcgctcggccatggccGTGAACTGGGGACGGcgaaagagaggagaggagagggaggaaacgACGGCGGCGGGAGAGTGTGAGTCGTCGAGTGCGCCGGGGCGCTTCATATATAGGCCAAGGCGCGCGTAtcaccgtgtgtacgcgtggcgggcgagggagggcgagggacgcgcgtcgtccggtcttcactgcgccgcctg
Above is a window of Triticum aestivum cultivar Chinese Spring chromosome 6B, IWGSC CS RefSeq v2.1, whole genome shotgun sequence DNA encoding:
- the LOC123134109 gene encoding protein CYTOKININ-RESPONSIVE GATA TRANSCRIPTION FACTOR 1-like codes for the protein MGVIRVCSDCNTSNTPLWRSGPCGPKSLCNACGIRQRKARRAMAAAAATAATNDGVASASSGGVAVGAVQASDASQAVKATKKEKRAAELDRSLPFKKRCKMVDHPTVTTTKAVAVDATLKDQDHVVAENGAMVERLSKADPPAAFTHAFMRDEITDAAMLLMTLSCGLVRS